The Vanrija pseudolonga chromosome 1, complete sequence genomic sequence GCGGGCTACCTCGCCACAAGGCTATCTCGCCCCGGTGCGGCGACCCAGTCCGGGACCCTTATCTCTCCGCAAGATAAGGCGGTGTGCAGCCCACGCCTCCGTACCCTCCGACTCTGCTCCATATCCGAGGCAGCGCAACTTCACAGGCACACAGCGGCGAGCCATGTACCCATAAAACCACCCCAGtggcatgcatgcatgtggcacccaccccaaccaccaccaccatgtcgtccTACTACCCCGAACCGACTGAACGCACGCCGCTCATcacggcgggcgagggcgaggacaaggcgTCGTCCCGCGGgcacgaggtgcgcgagtACCTCGCCGAGACGGTCATCCTGCTCAAGGCCTCGATCCCCGTCATTCTCGCGTACACGCTGCAGAACAGCCTGCAGACGGGCTCGGTGCTCATCGTCGGCCGGCTCAGccccgaggcgctcgccaccgccgcttTTTCATACATGTTCGCCATGGCGACCGCGTGGCTCATCGCCTTGGGCGGCACAACGGCACTCGATAccctcggcagcagcgcgttCACCGGCTCGACCAACAagcacgacctcggcatGCTGCTCCAGCGCGGGATTATCGTGCTCTCCGCATTTTATGCCGCCGTTGCCTGCTTGTGGTGGTTCTCAGAGCCCGTCTTCCGTGCACTCGGGCAGGAGGAGTTTATCTGTACCCAGTCTGCCATGTTCCTGCGCGTACTCATCCCCGGCGGTCTTGGATACGTGTGGTTCGAGTCACTCAAGAAGTACCTCCAGGCGCAGGGTAAGTTGGCCTCCCTCTCCAATCCACTGTCGgccgccactcacacacccagGCATCTACCGCCCGGCGACCTACGTCCTGAGCCTCACGGCGCCCTTCAACGCATACCTGAACTACATGTTCGTCTACCGCCTCAAGATGGGCCTCTACGGCGCACCCTTCGCCACCGGCATCTCCTACTGGCTCTCGTTCCTCTGCCTGCTCTTCTACACTGTCTACGTAGACGGCTGGCAATGCTGGGGCGGGCTGCAgctccgccgcgcctgccAGAACCTCGTACCGTTCGCCAAGCTGGCGATCATGGGCGTCGTGCACGTCGGCACCGAGTGGTGGGCGTTTGAAatcgtcgcgctcgctgctgggCGTCTCGGCACAATccccctcgcggcgcagagcGTCATCATGACGGCCGACCAGGTGATCAACACAATTCCcttcgggctcggcgtcgcggcctcATCCCGCGTCGGCAACCTCCTCGGATCGCAGAAGCCGCGGGGTGCTGCCCGGTCGGcgaacgccgccgctgtgcTCTCCATCGGAATGGGCACGCTCGTGCTTGTCGTCCTCATGGGCACCCGGAACGTCTTTGGCCGCATcttcaacgacgacgaccgcgtcgtcAGCCTCGTGGCCGATATCATGCCCTACGTCGCGTTGTTCCAGATCGCCGACGGGCTGAACGGTTCTTGCGGCGGTTCGCTCCGTGGCATGGGTAAGCAGTGGATCGGCGCTGCGGTCAACCTGGCTAGTTATTACGGTGCCGCGCTACCCGGAGGCATCTACCTCGCATTCCACGGCTGGGGACTCGAGGGCCTCTGGATCGGCCAGTGCGTTGCGCTGTACCTcgttggcctcctcgagTGGATCATCGTCAGCCGGAGCAACTGGGAAGACGAGTGCCGGTTGTCCCTCAAGCGgctcgaggatgacgacgggcacggcggcggccattGAGCGCTGTGAGGTTGTGGATGTAGTCTTAGATGCTCTTCAGATCGTATGAAGTGATGTACTCGCCTGCAATACAACTAATACATAGGAGGAAATGTTCAACAACAGTCTAACATATCAAggtcgcccgcccagcctcgGTCATGACGTTGGGCCACCGGCACCCTTCATCATCCATACCTTCCCCCATCCGCTTCCAGCACTCCTCCGAGACAAACTGGAGCGACTGCACCTCGAACACGGCCACATACTCCATGGTAATGAAGATAGCACGGGCCGAGTCGCGAGCGTCCGGGTCCTCGAGAACCGAGCACGCGACCATGAGCGGCTGAGATGTCAGCACGAGCCAACGCACgaacgcacgcacgcacgtgCCGTCACTCACAATCTGCATGAACTCGGGCTTATCCCCAGCCTCCAAGCACAGCTCGATGAcggcccgcgcgctcgcctgGACGTCCGGGTTCATCTTGTTGTACGAGTACACCTGCGTGAGGAGGATGATACGGCTCGCGTGCCATAGCGCAAGCGAGCCAATCTGtacgcgcgccgaggataGCTGCGTCGAGTTCTCGTACCTCCATCGAtggagctcggccttggcatTGGCTGCGCGTTGCGAGAGCTCGAGTTCTCGAGGCCCAGTAGCCGTGTTGGTCGGGATCTGCATCTCGTGGAGCTGCACAGGGCCGGATACACGCTCATACTCTgcacgctcggcggcacAGCGCACGATGTTGGTGGATATCGCGAGCAGTGCAGGGTGCATGGCTGTAAAGTTCTCGAGCCAGTGCCACTCGAGGTCGGACGAGGCTGCAATTGGTCCGATAGCGCGCAGTTCACCCCACCATGCCAAGTCGCCAGTGAGGAGCGCAGGCGCCGTCATCGTGTTGAGCGACACTAATGGCGTCGTCAGTTGCGTGCGGGTCTGAGATTGCCGGAAACTCACCGACAAAGTCCCAGAACGCGACGTGGCCAATGAGGAGCCTGCGCAGCGGAGTTGGCGCGTAGCCGCTCCCAAACAGCATCTCCTTGGGCCCACCTCGGTGGCGGACAGACATGACGACGTATCGCCAGATTTCGCGCCAGTGCGTGCTAGCGGCAAACACGTCGCACATGAGCAgcgtcaaggccgcggcgaggaacGTGTCGCTCTCCACCTCGGGACCCCCGCCCTTGATAACGTCCCTGAGCCCGCATGCACTCAGTGCACGATGCCGGTGCGCAATGCCATGATAATCGGCATCGTCGACTTGTTCCGTGTTCTTGAGCTGGATGCTACCAGTGTCAGCAGAGCAGGCGTGACAGCCACCCACCTGTACAAATGTGTGGCTCCGAATGAGAGCAACGCCGACTTTAGGGCCCTCGTGCTTGGCGTCTCTTGTGGGAGGAAACACAGCCGCGCAACGTGTTCTACCCAAGGATTGTTCTTCTCGCTCGTGACCATGATGGAGAGGGTGTACATGAGGCAGTGGTGGAACTGGCGCGTGCGTCAGACGTAGCCACCTCGCAGAGTCCACTCACACATCGTCTCTCCACTTCGCTAGGAAACCACTGCATGAAGACCGACGGAGGATCAGTTGGGCCGTTGTAAAACTTGCCCATGCGAGTCTGTCGGAAGAGGGCAGCCGGCGCTTCAAACTTGAACCACCCCCGCTCGCGCGACACGGGCGAAGGACAGCCTGGGCAGTCCGAATGCTGGGCATGGTCCACCGAGTGCCGCGACGCCGGGGTCAGGGGCGACAGGCTGCTCTCGCTCGTCTTGTGGTCGTGGTTGTGGACCGtcagcgggggcgggcgagctTCCCGCTTCGATTTGATATCTGGcttcgcgtcgtcggcctcctcgctgATCGTGTCGGGTTCCCGCTTCAACTTGAGGCGGTACTCGTGTCGgctggcgagcgacgcggcgatcTTGTCATCGCTGAACGTCTTCTTGTCTGGGTAACGGCACTTGGATGTGTCAGCTGGAAGGTAACGCGTGCTGCGGCCATCGTACCTCTGCATTGAACTTGCGACACCGGCCACACGATGGTTGCTCTACATCGACgtcagcgacgagctgcatAAGCGCGCAAGCTCACCCTCATCGCACTTTACGCGCCGAGACCGGCAGACCAGGCAGCCGGCCCTTGATCGAGGGCGTGGGGCAGGGCGGTCGCTGGACctgggcgctggcggcatCGTTTAGGTGTGCTTGGCAGCGAGTGATCCACCACCTGGTTGCGGGGTAAACAAACAAGGCGGGGGGATGAGCGGTGGGCAGAGATTGTCGTGAAGTCTAGATCGGCGACAGTGCTGATGCAAGACGAGCTCGCACTGCACTGCATGGCTGTGTTGCTTGAGAACACGGGGCTTATCAATTTGCTAGGCGTGAAATAGATTGGTCGAGAGATAAGGGTGCAAGTGCGCCGTGGCGTGCATCGGAGGAGGTCGCTAGTCGCGATCCGGCCTCTGACTCGGGTCTACTGCTCGGTAGCCGGGGCTGGGAGCACCCCCGCACCCCCGCAGGGCCGCTACATCATGCAAGTTGATTCTGGCAGAACAGaacgttgttgttgttgcggcGTTGATAAGGTGAGCCGAGCCGTAGTGCTGGTAAGCCGGCATCAGGCAAAGCTCCGAGATCCCCACAGCCGCGGCTAGTTCCATGACTGGCGGATGTGAAGAGTGATAGCGGCGGGTGGGAGTTCGATGGGGGTATGCGGCCGTCCAGCATCGTTGATGAGCGAGTGGGCCAAGTTGCGAGCTGCTCAACAACCTGCACCAACCCAACAGAAGTCATAACCGCGTGACTTGTGCATGCCACTGACCCCGTGAtccacaacgacgacgggcttggCAGGCCGCGACTCGAGACGGCCTCGACATCAGATTGCTTTCGCCAAGACTTACCCCGCCTCCCATGTCCACCATGTCATCAGACTCGAGCTGTGCTACAGACTGACAACCTCCCCCAACTCATCCCCAGCTCAccacggccgagctgctACCCACCCAGCTCCCAGAGCTACCCACCGAGGCGTCGTTCTGGGCTCATGGCGCCGCAAAGCCCCTCCCACCCCGGCTCAAGGAGCACCTCCGCATGGTCCTGGACGACGGCAGGCGAGATGCCAACCCCCTGCGGGTATGGAACCAGATGTCTTCGGACCAGCGGGACACACTCTGGGCGCTCAAGAATCTCGCCATCGACGAGACGCGCTTCtcctccgacgccgacacgtGGCTCCGCGTTGCTTACCGTGCTGTGCTGGACCGCATTGTCCGCCGACTCCAACCCGCGCAGGCCCAAGGCGAACAGCTGCAGCCGCTGCTCATCTCCCTCGACTCCCACCGCATCAACTACTGCCATCCGACCGACCCAGCCTTTGAGGGCGCGCGGGTCTTCTCACACACGCGCGTGGGGGTCACGGAGCGGCTGTACGCCCGCGCGCTGGACGGGTGGTTCCCCACCAAGGCGCTCCTCCGTCCCGGGTTTGCGGTACTCGCGCACGCCAACGACGGTAACAGGACGCTGTttggcctcgccgacggcatcATGGAGACCCACGCCTTCCCCCTCGAGTGGTTTAGCGAGGACAGGTCGCTGTACATGCCTCGCGACaaactcgcgctcgcgcaacGAGTCCCCGGCGTCAGCAGCATTGAGGAGGGACTTCGCATCATTGACGCGGTGATGGCAGAACATTTTCCAAAGGACACTTTCGCGTCGATTGATGCTGCCATCGCCAGAACCGGCACCTGGCTCGCCCGGCATGCGATAGCCCTCGCGCTcttccgcctcctcgctgccaACGAGATATCCGGGGCAGTGTACGCCACCGCTGTCGTGTCTGATGCCTTCTTACGATTCTACATACTTGGCCCTTCGCGCATCGCGGTGGATATCGGCGACTCGGAATcacgcgccgaggagatggGCCTGGCGCCAGCTGAGCGTCCAAGTCAGCCCTACTCGGCCGTGTTTCGCCACGATACGCTCTTCGACGACATGGAGAACAGGCTGTTCCACGGCTGGACCGACTACAGTCCCGATCTGGCCAAGCGCCCACTTGTCGAACAGCTCCCAGGCTTCGACCTTGACGGGTTTCAGCGCCTTGTCAATATCACGCAAGCTGCGGTCGTACGAGTAGGCGCGAGCAACCCATTCGAGTGCCAGCGCATGCCCACACCCATCCAGGACCAGGTGGCAGCCGCCACGATCGATGCACTCGAGGAGGCGGGCTTGCCCGACCACATTGCACGGGTCATCCTCGAGCTGTCGCTCGGCAACCAGCCCACGGTGGAAGACCGGTACCCATGGCACCCGGCGTACCCAGCCCAGGTGTTTGGGAATGCTCGCCGAATCGCCAAGCAGATGGAGGAGCTCAACCCTTACAACCGTCCTGGCAGGTTCGCGCCGACCCCTGGGCCAAAGTACCACTCGCCCATGGCCCAGGGGAAGGCGCCGTACGCCGGGCACGATGTGATCGAAGCAGTTGTCGACAATCTTGCCCGCTTTGTGGCCGTCACTCGAGAGGAGATGGACGAGCTCATCGCGGCGCAGGTCGAGACCGATCTCAAGCGGTACGACGCGCCTCACGAATCTCCCGGGTCGGAGGCTCGTAAGAACAAGCGCAAGCTGGAGGAGTAGGACAACGTGGCGTCTGTACATCCCCACCCTAGTTGCACAGAACCAATTGGcagagggcggcgaggacgtgcgAGCGGTGACTAAGAGGCGCGGGGTACATGGCAAGCAAGAGATTGCATCGTGATGTATACTACGTGGTTTCAGTGACCCGGATGCTGCTGCACACTCACAAAACCCGTGTATAACGTGGCGGGTCCATGGCGACGCCGGACGGCGTGCGGCGTACGGCGCACAGGGTTTGTACCCACAGATGCGCCCTTGTAGTCGATGCTGCCGACAAGGTATGTCGACTGATCGCAAGGGCAAGCGGACATCCCTCTTATGGGCCGAGTCGTGGGAGTGGATCCATCGTCACGAGGTGGGCGATGGGTTGACGGCACCTCACGACACTCCGTCGGAGCAGGGATCGGGCACGAGCAGGCGTCATTCCGCGCCCAGGCGAGCACCACAACCTCGCGTACGCGAGCGCCTCACGCCTGGCTGTAGAGCGCGAGCCTCCCCGTCGAAGAGTCGTAGATCGGCCCTTGTCTGATTGATGGTTCAAAGTGACGAGTGTCACCAAACAACGCCGCATCACTTCCGTCAGCGGAACCCATACACCGCACTCACCAATCCCAAGTCCTTcggtgccctcggcggcgccacctgCTCTCTGCCCAGCAGCTCGTAGTCGTGCTCGTCTGGCGCCTGTCTCCGCGGAGGTCCGATAATgcacccctcgccgccgataCACATCTCTCGGCGCACCCAATCGCGCAGCCGCTCGGGCTTTTGCCCCctccggcgcgcgcgcaccaccttGCTGCGCCACGCCGTGAGCCAGATGGCGCTGTAGAAGAGgatgacggcgccgagggccaggATCGCCATGCCGTACGATATCACGCGCTGGTGCTGTGGCTCGGGAGGCTTcttggtgctgctggggaAGGGTGTGGAAGCGTCGGTGGGGTCTGTGGTGtccgtcgcgtcggcggccgtcgagtCGCTGGGATTGGACTCTGCTGCTGtcgtgggcgtcggcgctgtcgagTCGGCGGGGTCGCTGTGCTGCTGGATTTGCCGagcgacgggctcggcgacgagcgagtcCACACCTGCGGCGGTGCTCGGCAAGCCGGTGGGAGCGGCCGAAATCCCCGCCGCGAGCACGACACAGGCGGCAAACACGAGGGAGCCGGCCCTCATGATGCTGATGTTGTTGTTTGTTTACAGCGGTGCATGGACAAGTGAGAGGAAAGTTTATGCTGTGCTGTGCTCTACTGCCAGGGGAGCAAGGAGCACGTTTGCGGACTCGGACCTCGGCGGTGCCGGGCATCGGTGGTGGAGCGacgagccagcagccagcagcccgtGACCCCCGCACCCTCATGGTCGTGCCAAGACTTGGGAAGTCCTGAAGGGGGTACGTTGTCCCTGGCAAGTCGCCGGCCGGCATCATCATTGCATGTGGTCTGTCGTCATGTTGTTATGCTTGTGGAGTCAAGGTCGCTTGGTGACTCCACAGATGCAGCAGCTTGCCTATGTAGGATGGTCCACAGTATAACAagagggcgccgacgggaCCTCCCATTCACTTACTCTTCCTCACCTCAACCATCGCATCAAAGACTCCGCCCATGCCCGACCAGATCAAGGTGAGGACGCTGCCAGCGGCCACGCGACCAGATGATGCTGACTTTGTTGCAGAACACCTCGAGTCAGACCTCAGACGACGCTGGAGAGGATTCTGCCGGTCCCCAGCTGGACCTCGAGGTGCCCACCTTCAAGCCAGCCGACAAGATCGATCTCGCAATGACCGAGAACACATCCGCTCAGTCCGGTGACAACGACGCAGACAGctgagctgctgctcgcggtACACGTCGCGGCGATGCAATACGATCATGGAAAGCTGAGACAGACCCAATGGTGACCAGCCCTGACTCAACGAGGAACatgaggtggtggtgtctgACGTTGCATCCACCGAACGCCGGAGCCCCTGCCCAGCCCACCACTTCTGCGCACCTTCTCGGCGGCTCGCCCATGCTCACTCGGTATTCCGGGCGCTGTGCAGTGAGCTGCAGATCGAGTCGATCTGCCACATTGCCACACTGATGTCTTGCTCATTCCGGGtgcacacgccgccgcgtcgatgaTTGACGCAGAGATCTGGAACCGCAACCTTTAAATGGGCGTGAAGGGCAACTTGCTCTTTGTCGTTTGACTCTCATCACTCATCTTTGTCACAATGCCGCCAGACCCACTTACACGCTTCGACAACTTCATCGTTGGCGAGATCTTCTCCAAAGTGCCTCTGCACGACATCACTCTCTCGCTTTACAATGTGTCACGCGGATGGCGACAGGCGGTCGTCTCCACCGGCGCGCTCAAGACGGCTTTTCTCAACCagtcgtccttgtcgatgcAGCAGAGGCGTCGGCTCAAGGCCCAAGGCGGCACTGTGACTGATCCCCAGGCTGGCCCCGTCGACTGGCGGCATCTGGGTGAGTGTTGTCTCACTGCCTGCTCCAAGGCGGCGTTTGCTCATCCACCCACCAGCCTTGGATCACCTCCGGCAAGAGCAGGCCTGGGTGACTGGCAAGCCGCGCGTAGAGTGGCTACGACAGGTGTACAACCCCGACAACATTGTCTTCCACTCGAGGGTCAACGACGAGGGAGACTACTATCTCGGGCGCCTCCCCTGGCTCACGCCCGAAGGGTTTGACCAGCCCAAGATCACACTGGTCCCCGTCAACCTGCATACCATGGCGGCGTCCAACGACAAGCAGGAGACGAGGACCCTCGACGGCGTACGAACCGAATACAGAGTTATTGGACGGATGCTCGTGTATACACCGAGGCCTCGCAAGGGATGGGCGCAAATCTGGGTCACAGAGACGGCGTGGAACGACTTTGGTGCGCGAGAAAGGAGCTTCATCGCCGGCAGGGTAGAAGCGGAGCAACACGAGGACTCGGTCTTTGACGGCCTCAAGTGCTTGGCTACGTTTCCTGTGAGGACCGACATCCCCCATCATCACATCCACATCACGACGTCTGCCGACCTCCAACACTTTGACGTCTATGTCGTGTCGGATATGAAAGACCGCTCGCACGTCTATCGGCTCGCGACGACCGGTGGCATCAGGGCCGAGGGGCTCATCCATGACATTGAGCACCTCCCTGTATATGGCCCACTTGAGGTGAGTGGTCTCGCACCAACGGCCTAACCCCCAGGTGATCACGATGGACGACTACTACGTCTTCAGGCGGTACCACTACTCACTCGAGGTGTACTCTCGTCGGACTGGCGACCATGTCACCGCTCTAACCAcagtcgcgcgcgtcggaTCACAACTCAAGCCAATGTCTCCGCCAGCAGTCACTTATCAGGTTTCGCTTGACGATCTGGTCGTACGCAACACCAACATCGGCTTCCGCGTGTTCAAGGCCAATCCCGGCAACACTACACGCGAATGCAACATACACGGTATTGAAGTCGACGGCTTCACAAAGGACGATCCACGCTACAAAGATGTGGCCTCTGACATGGCGACGCGAGAGGGGCGCCAGGGCCGCTTTGGGTTCgacgagtgagtgggcgtcCGTGTTCCGTCCTGACGTCCAGCTTCCAGACGTCCAGCTTCCAGGTGGATCACAAtgacctcctcctcttcagGCCTTCAGGGGCGTTCTACGTTATCCAGGACTTCCACCAAGTGCTtcgtggcgccgaggacctggAGTATGACGACCGGCTTGACCACATTGCCAAGCACACTGTTCTGATCGACACGACGTTTGGCGGGTCGGACACGCTCTCGGAGGCGTACCGCATGACACTGCACGGCCGCAGGGTTGTCATGGCCACGGTAGGTTCGCAACATGGCTCTTCTGACACGCAGTACGACTGCATCCTGCTGTTCGACCTGAGCCGCATCCAAAAGGCAACGTCCGATTCCCCCAGCACCCTCTCCTGCCGGGCGATCACCGGTCCCGTGCGCGACATTGGCACATTTGCCATCGACGTGGAGCGCTACTTCATCGACCAGATGGGCATATACGAGATGGTCAACCTGTGCAGCCTccacgaggacgagtacaAGCAGGGCATGAGCCCCGATGCTTCCATGGTGCCATGGGAGGACGAGTGGATGACTAGGGCTGAGGGCTACGAGCCGTGTAAGTTGAGCCACAGGTCGATTGTGCTGATTGTCGCAGGTTGTATTCGCGTCTTCCGGTTCGAGTAGGCCGGGATTCATAAACATACCGTACAGTAGGTCAGGTGCTTGGCGGAGATGAATCGCGACTTGCCCACTTGACGTCAACTGGCCCCGTCCGTTCATCAACTCCTTCCATGTAGCCGCGTTTCACTTGTTTGCATTCGATTCTGCTCTACCACACTCACAATGGACCAAGACGTGCCCGTGGGTGGGTCTCCCGTGCTAGTCAGTTGGGACCCAGTCGCTGTACTCCCCGACAGGGTGCTGTCTGGCATCTTTGATCACCTCGAGTTCGACGACATTGTATCATTCTCCAACGTTTCACAGTCCTGGAGATGGGCTAACCCCGTTGTACAGCACTTCAAGGTGGCCTACCTCGctctcgacaatgtcgatcACACCGAACGAGCGagcctgctcctcgccgaggccgcggggCAGACGCCAGACTGGCGCTCAGCATGTAGGAGGTTCCTTTGCGACCGAAGCTGATAACCAGGGGCTGCGCACATCCCCCAGGAGTGCGGCTGGACATCACAGCCGTTCAGACTTCGCTGGTCTCACCACGTCAAAGACGAGTTCCGGGGCAGAGTCAAGGGCTTCAGCTACGACCCGGTGGACCGCACGCTCGTCATCATGATGGACGACCGTCGCAACGGCGCCCACACACGCAGCATCACGACGATCGACGCAGAGACTTTCCTCCCGATGAACGAGCCACAGTCCTTTCCTGGGAGAGACGCCCTGCTGCTCTCCGTCAAGGGCATCGGCCATGTCCTGTGCTTGGGAGGGCCgcccggcgacgacaagTCGCGTGCGACCGTCCACGTCCTGGTTTcggagcgagcagcggcgctgTTTCGACATGTCGCTGATATACAGcatgccgaggccaacgtgCCCGGCTTCAAGTGCATCGCCAGCTTTGCAACGTCTTCATACTGGGCTCTGGAGGAATCTATTCAGCTTCATGCGGACCACGATCAAACGACCGGAGTCATGACCATTGTTGCCGTCCACAACGACGCCAACGGCAGCCTGCTTATCGATCAGCTCGCGTGCACGTGTGACCGGCCGCTTGCACCACAGCAACGGATACCACTGCGGCCAGAGACGCGAGGCATGCGGTtcatcgacgccgtcgacgagctcacaGTTAGTCGGCTCCCCCGCCGTACACTGACGTCGTGCAGAaggtcgacattgacgaccaCTTCGTGTACCGCCGCCCGCGTGAAGGCTGCCAGGTGTACGGCCGTGTGACGGGCGAGTATGTGCTCGGGCTGGGCTATGACGTGGATCTGGGTATCGAGCCGCCAGCAGTCGTGTACGACCTCACTTCAGCGGTGGAGTCTGCCGTTGAAGAGTACGCGGAGGACGGAGCCCCCAGAGGCATACGCCCCGCGACAATCCGGGTCGACGCGTACGCAGCCACGCCgggggacgacgagttcAACGACATCCTCACGGCTTTGAAGggcgacgaagaggacgaaTATAACACGCCGACAGTGTACTACACGTGAGTGGCcacccgcctcgcgctcaagctcACCCCAGGCATGTATTCGCCGGACCCAACCTCGTGGTGCTGTACGGCACGGCTGATGCGACCAACAACGATCCTGGCCACTCGACCCATGTGCGCATCATCAAGGAGTATGCTACGGTGTTTacggccgctgcggcgctgcCGACCGACGAGCGGGCGCAGCTGCTGGCAGACAGCTCGATCGTCGTTCCGCTGCCCGGGCCCGGCGGTACTGTTCTCCTCAGCTCTGGGACCAGGGCGGCACTGGTCATGTATGGGTACTCAGGCAGTGCCCCTGTAACGGGGAGCCGCGATGGGTCGGGTGATGAAGAGGGagatgatggcgacgacgatggggATGGCgatggtgatgatgacgacgaggacggggagGGCGATGGTGGCGTCGACAGGGTTGCCGGGAGATCAACGCTCGCTACGGACCTCATTGTTGTCCTCGACACCTCAACCATGTCCGTGGCCGACCCGTCCTCCACCATCGCCACGGTAATCGTCGGCACCAAGCACCTGGGTCTCGTGTGGGACAAGGACAGCGCCAAGCGGATCATAACGACGCCCAAGGGTTTCTTCGAGTTTGGACGCGTCTGGGGCGTGCACGAGGGTGACTACAAGGCCTCAAGGCTTGGCGACCCGGGCATGCCGGCGTGGCAGAGGTCGTGGAGCAAGGCCAGCCCCACGCCGGGATATGACGACACCAAGCCGATCGGTCAGTGTGATAAGAGGAGTCTGCTGACGCAAGCCGGTGTTCTGCGGGCTTACGAGTTCGGGACCTGGGGCATTGACCAACAGGCCATCGAGCCTGCCACtgacgaagacgacgcgtCTACCGGGGCTACGTTGTTGCCCGCAGAGCCCGAGGTTCCCGTTGTGCGAGGCAGCGATTGGGCCAATGGCGTCTTTGCCAGCCGCTGGGGGCACAAGATCGAGAACGACACGGAGCAGCGTCTGGCGGGCTATGACCTGGCGGACGACACGATCCTCATCCAGGCGACGAACGCTGCCGGATCGCTGGTAGACGGGGACAGCCATACTCTTGCCGTCGTCAACGCAGGGACGTTACGGATCATCCGTGGTCCCGACATTGTCTCCAACACTACCCAGCTTGCTGTGCACACTGTCGACGGGCTCGGACACGTCGTGTGCACCGGGAACTTGTTTgggcccggcggcggtgtgagCAAGCgccgggctggcggcgccgataTCGAGCCGCAgaacgacgagctcaagatCTGGGTTACGGAccgtgccgctgccctcTTGC encodes the following:
- the SPAC11D3.06_0 gene encoding putative transporter, encoding MSSYYPEPTERTPLITAGEGEDKASSRGHEVREYLAETVILLKASIPVILAYTLQNSLQTGSVLIVGRLSPEALATAAFSYMFAMATAWLIALGGTTALDTLGSSAFTGSTNKHDLGMLLQRGIIVLSAFYAAVACLWWFSEPVFRALGQEEFICTQSAMFLRVLIPGGLGYVWFESLKKYLQAQGIYRPATYVLSLTAPFNAYLNYMFVYRLKMGLYGAPFATGISYWLSFLCLLFYTVYVDGWQCWGGLQLRRACQNLVPFAKLAIMGVVHVGTEWWAFEIVALAAGRLGTIPLAAQSVIMTADQVINTIPFGLGVAASSRVGNLLGSQKPRGAARSANAAAVLSIGMGTLVLVVLMGTRNVFGRIFNDDDRVVSLVADIMPYVALFQIADGLNGSCGGSLRGMGKQWIGAAVNLASYYGAALPGGIYLAFHGWGLEGLWIGQCVALYLVGLLEWIIVSRSNWEDECRLSLKRLEDDDGHGGGH